The DNA segment TTCCACCACAACCATGTACTTATGAAAGATAATAATTTCCAATCAAACAAATCCAACACTCACGCCAGTACCGGTCCACTCAACACAGAAAACACATCACCCATCTCCCCATTGGTGAAAATAACCGGCGTCAGAATCAACTACTACCACATCTGCCACACCAAGCTCTGGCTCTTTTCCCACAACATCACCTTTGAGCATGAACACGAAAACGTCAAGATCGGCAAATTACTCCACGAAGACCGGTATAGCAAGTCCAAAAAAGACGTCACAATTGACAACACGATCAGTATCGATTTTGTGAAACAGCGTGGAGGCAAGATTGAACTCCACGAGATCAAAAAGACTAAAAAAATGGAGGATGCACACCTGCGCCAGATGCTCTACTACCTCTATTATCTCAAACAGAAAGGAATAGACGCGCAGGGCATTATGAACTATCCCTTACTGAACCAGACCAGGGATGTGATACTAACACAGGAGGACGAAAAGAACATCGAAGATGACATCCGCCGCATTGAAGAAATTGTTACAGGCAGGATGCCGCATCCAAAGCGCAAGCGTATCTGCCCCAAATGTGCATACTTCGAGTTCTGCTTCTGTGGTGAGGGCGGCGAATGATATAATTAGCTGTACATAAGACAATTTGAAAAGAGGAACAACTATGCGAACCGATTATTACATCATGCAGGACGGTATCCTGAAGCGAAAAGAGAACACTGTCTATTTTATAAACAAAGATGAACGGCGGGTTCTGCCCATAAATAAAATATACTCCATCTACGCATACGGGAAGTTGTCATTTTCATCAGGTGTGGTATCTTATCTTGCAAAGAACGGCATCCCTATACACTTTTTCAACTACTATGGTTTCTATGAAGGCAGCATGTACCCACGTGAGACCTCATCAGCGGTGACCTTGTAATAGACCAGGCTGCCCATTATCTCGATACTGAAAAAAGGATGCTGCTGGCAGGAATGTTCATTGAAGGGGCTTGCGGCAATATCCTCAAGAACCTGAAATATTATTCAAGAAGCCAGGAGGAGATACAGGAGAGTATAGATGCCTATGTGAGCTCGATCGAATCCGAGATCACACGCCTTCCTGATACCGGCACCATACCTGAGATGATGAACGTTGAAGGGCGCATACGGAATATATATTACAGTGCGCTGGATGAGATATTTCCTGAGGAGTACAGGATCGTGACCCGTACCCGCCGCCCGCCCGGAAATAAGATGAACACGCTGATCAGTTTCGGGAATTCGTTGATGTATACGACGGTGCTCTCAGAGATATATAATACCCAGTTGAATCCGACTATCTCTTACCTGCATGAACCGTTCGAGCGGCGCTTTTCCCTTTCTCTTGATGTGAGCGAGATCTTCAAGCCGATCATAGTGGATCGGATCATCCTGAAGCTGGTGAACAAGAATATGCTGGATGATGGCTGCTTTAAGGGTGAGATTGGTGATATGCTGCTGAGTGAGAAGGGTAAGAAGATATTTTTGCAGGAGTATAATGACAAGCTGGGTACGACTATCAAGCATAAGGGACTGAAACGGAACGTATCGTATAAGCGGCTTATCAGGCTGGAACTGTATAAGCTGGCAAAACATCTGCTTGGAGATGAGGAGTATAAGCCGCTGGTGATGTGGTGGTGAGGT comes from the ANME-2 cluster archaeon genome and includes:
- the cas4 gene encoding CRISPR-associated protein Cas4 encodes the protein MSPLVKITGVRINYYHICHTKLWLFSHNITFEHEHENVKIGKLLHEDRYSKSKKDVTIDNTISIDFVKQRGGKIELHEIKKTKKMEDAHLRQMLYYLYYLKQKGIDAQGIMNYPLLNQTRDVILTQEDEKNIEDDIRRIEEIVTGRMPHPKRKRICPKCAYFEFCFCGEGGE